ACAAACAGACGCTCGAGCAGTTGCGCATTGACCGCGGCATGGCGCCCCGGGGCCGGCCGCGTGCCGGTTGGATGCCGGGGATCGCCGCGGTTGTGATCGTGGTTACCGGGTTGCTCTGGTGGTTGAACCGGCCACGGGCAACGGCCGTGCGCACCATTGTTGTGCAACAGGCGGCGACCGGGGGACAGAAAACGCTGCTGAACGCGTCGGGTTATGTGACGGCGCGGCGGCAGGCGACGGTCTCCTCGAAAGTGACCGGCAAAGTCATTGAAGTGCTGGTGGAAGAAGGCCTGAAGGTTGAAGCGGGACAGGTGCTCGCGAGGATCGATTCATCGAACGTGGAGAAAAGCCTCCATCTCGCCGAGGCGCAGTTGGAATCGTCCCGCAAGGCGCTGGACGAAACAAAAGCCAACCTCGAACAGGCGGACCGTGAATTTCACCGGGTAACGCAACTGGCCGAAAACAAGGTTGCCAGCCAGGCGGATCTCGACCGGGCCGAAGCGGATGCCAAGTCGCTGCGCGCGCGGCTGGAAAAACAGAAGGCCGACATCGTGGTCGCCGAAAAGGATGTTGCGCAGTGGCAACAACAACTTGACGATACCATCATCCGTGCGCCGTTTGCCGGGATCGTGACGTCCAAGAATGCGCAGCCGGGCGAAATGATTTCACCGATGTCTGCGGGCGGAAGTTTCACCCGCACCGGCATCTGCACGCTGGTGGATATGAGTTCGCTGGAGATCGAAGTGGACGTGAACGAAAGTTACATCAACCGGGTCGAGCCGGGACAACGCGTCGAAGCGACGCTTGATTCCTACCCGGACTGGCATATCCCGGCGAAGGTCATCGCCATCATTCCCACCGCCGACAGGCAGAAGGCTACGGTGAAAGTACGCGTCGGGTTCGACAAACTTGAATCCCGCATTCTGCCCGATATGGGAGTGAAGGTCGCGTTCCAGGGCGCCGGGGAGGGACAGTCGGCAAAAAGTGTTTCCGTTCCGAAAACAGCAGTCCGCCGGCATGATGGACGCGATGTTGTGTGGGTCGTGCAGGCGGGCCGCGTTGAGCGGCGCGCTGTGACCGTCGGCGCCGCGCTGAATGATGAGGTCACCATCGCAGCCGGCTTGAACGGCGGGGAACGGGTGGTTGTCGAAGGGCCGGATGATCTGGCCGATGGTGTTCGTGTAACGGAGGCAAAACGATGAGCACAAACAACGGAGTTCTCGTCCGAGTCAAAGATGTCGAAAAGGTGTTTCGCCGTGGTTCAGAAGAGATCCATGTGTTGTCCGGGTTGAATCTTGAAGTGCCGAAGGGCGACTTCCTTGCGTTGATGGGCCCGTCAGGTTCGGGCAAATCGACCTTGCTGAACCTGATCGGCGGCCTGGACCGGGCGACGCGAGGGTCCGTGGAAATCGGCGGCGAGCATGTTGACCAGATGTCCGATCGCGCCCTCGCCGCCTGGCGCGCGCGTCACGTCGGACTGGTTTTCCAGTTTTACAACCTGCTTCCGGTCCTGAACGCGGAGCGTAACGTTGAATTGCCGCTATTGCTGACGCATCTTTCAAAGGCGGAGCGCAGGAGTCACGTCGAGGCCGCGCTTAAAATCGTCAATCTGTCGCACCGCGCGCGACATTATCCGCGCACGCTGTCGGGCGGCGAGCAGCAGCGCGTCGGCATCGCCCGGGCCATCGTCACCGACCCCACGATCCTGTTGTGCGACGAACCGACCGGGGACCTCGACCGCAAATCGGGCGATGAAATCCTGGCTCTGCTCCAGGCGCTCAATCGCGAGCAGGGCAAGACCATCATCATGGTCACACACGATCCGCATGCCTCGGCGCGCGCCAGTCGCACGGTGTATCTGGACAAGGGCCAGCTCTCGGCCACGAAACCGGAATGAAATTTCTCTACCTTGTCTGGAGCAATCTGAAGCGCAAGAAGCTGCGGACCATTCTGACGTTGCTCTCGATTCTTGTCGCGTTTGTCCTGTTCAGTCTGTTGAGCGCCCTCAAACTCGCCCTTGCCGGCGGC
This genomic window from Candidatus Angelobacter sp. contains:
- a CDS encoding efflux RND transporter periplasmic adaptor subunit; this translates as MSPDKQTLEQLRIDRGMAPRGRPRAGWMPGIAAVVIVVTGLLWWLNRPRATAVRTIVVQQAATGGQKTLLNASGYVTARRQATVSSKVTGKVIEVLVEEGLKVEAGQVLARIDSSNVEKSLHLAEAQLESSRKALDETKANLEQADREFHRVTQLAENKVASQADLDRAEADAKSLRARLEKQKADIVVAEKDVAQWQQQLDDTIIRAPFAGIVTSKNAQPGEMISPMSAGGSFTRTGICTLVDMSSLEIEVDVNESYINRVEPGQRVEATLDSYPDWHIPAKVIAIIPTADRQKATVKVRVGFDKLESRILPDMGVKVAFQGAGEGQSAKSVSVPKTAVRRHDGRDVVWVVQAGRVERRAVTVGAALNDEVTIAAGLNGGERVVVEGPDDLADGVRVTEAKR
- a CDS encoding ABC transporter ATP-binding protein, whose protein sequence is MSTNNGVLVRVKDVEKVFRRGSEEIHVLSGLNLEVPKGDFLALMGPSGSGKSTLLNLIGGLDRATRGSVEIGGEHVDQMSDRALAAWRARHVGLVFQFYNLLPVLNAERNVELPLLLTHLSKAERRSHVEAALKIVNLSHRARHYPRTLSGGEQQRVGIARAIVTDPTILLCDEPTGDLDRKSGDEILALLQALNREQGKTIIMVTHDPHASARASRTVYLDKGQLSATKPE
- a CDS encoding ABC transporter permease translates to MKFLYLVWSNLKRKKLRTILTLLSILVAFVLFSLLSALKLALAGGVNMADANRLIVRHRVSFIQPLPYAYKARIARIPGVSAV